The Pochonia chlamydosporia 170 chromosome 3, whole genome shotgun sequence genome contains the following window.
CTCGCGGTTGATTTCCATTCGTTTCTTAAGACGGTAAGCAACCGCACGCTTACGAGCAGCCTTGCTCTGAGTGAAAGCAGCAGAGCCACCAAAGGGACCGGCAGCCGCGCCGTTGCGAACACGAACGATGCATACATTTTCAGCACCGCCGACCTTGCCATCGCAAGTCATGCCCTGCGGCATCTTAACCTTGAGTGGGAAATCAGTGTTGGTGGCGAGAGAGAGACCTCCGATGCCGAGGCCAGGGACATTTTGAGAGACCTCTGCGTTCTGGAAGGCGTTTGCATCTGTGCCGCCGGACTTGGGATCGATGGCGGCCGTAAGAGGACCAGCACCGTCTTGGTTGATCTGCAAAGTGTTAGTATCAACGCGATCGCGGGTTTGCGGTTTATCAGACACGTGGTACGAGGCATACCTGTCGAAACACCATGGACACTTCACCGTTCTCATCAGCAGTGGGAAGACCCTGCGCTGCCCCCATGCCGGCGGTATCAGCAACCATGCTTTCGGGGCCAGCattgttcttcttgccacctgctccagcagcaccgCCTAGCAAACCGCccagaccaccaccgcctccgccaTTACCCTTgccaccgcctcctcctccaagaagaTTACCGAAGAGCTGGCCGATTTGGCGCTTGTACTCGTCCCGGCGTTGCTGAAGCTGAGAGAGGTCATCTTCCTGGCCGACGGAGCCAGAAGCGCCATTGTTGGTCGGGACCttggcgccgttgccgcCCATGAAGTTGCTGATGACGGCGCTGGCGTCGACAGGGCCGTTACCCTGGGTGCGTCCGAGGGGACTGGCACGGCCACTGTTCATGTCACGGTCTCGGATGATGGATGTATCGGCTTGTGAGCCGCAGCCATTGCTGGAACAGTCGCGGGGAGTGCCATCGGCGACTATGTGTGTTGGTATATAGTGTTCATAAATAGAGGGAAGATTGAAACGAACCTGACAAGCCGGGCATCACGACGCCATTAGCACCCTGGATTCTGGTAACCATTCCATGGGCAGAAGCTGTGGCCGCAAGAGCAGCGGAGATAAGAACATAACGCATGACGGGTATTTTAAGAGACAAAACAAATGTATCAGTGTTAATGGTCTCAGACCGAGTATTAAGGATGTAGGGTGAAATCAAGCCGCCAGGGCAAAAGAAATGCAAAACGATGGTTGAGAAACAAAACCTAAAGAGAAATGCGTTTGCGAGCTGTGACGAATATTGTTTACGGATGGAAATGGAGTGGTGTTATATACATGACTCTCACAAGAGGAGGAGTATGGAATACCTTCTAACAAGGATGACTGCCCAAACCATTGACGACCTCTAGATTGTGTGAAAAACATGTACTCATCGCGCAATTCTGACGACTTCCATCTCCACGCTCAGCCAACTTTGATACAAAAAGGGCAGTTTTTGAAATCACGGCCTGAAACGCAGTCGTTTTGAAGCGGTAACATCAGCTACACCTCCGCAGCCAGGACCGGGAATTACAAAAACCGACTAttccagctcctcagccCGGACAATACCGAACATCATAATTCTGGCGAATTCACTGAAACAGCAGCGGAGTGCAGTTCCCGTGTTTTAAGTATCAACCAGTCGCATGTCGCGAAGTTGGCGATCCGGCTAACGTGGAGACCAAATCCACATATGCTGTGTGTGAGAGCTAGGAGAATTTCCCAGCTTCTAGCGTCAGATGGGTATGTTTTGGATTTGCGTCGGGAGTTGTTCAGCCCTGGGGGTTGCGCTGATCGGCTGGTTCGTTTATCGGGCTGCGCACGGACAAGATGTGTGGCTGAGGGCGGATATTgtgtgtggttgttgtgaaactggtgatggtgtttggcgCTTGGACTTTGGCGCGTTTCTGTTTACTGGACTTTGTTGTAGATTATCTATAGTAGTTTTATCGTAGTTAAGAATCGGACTCTCTGCATGAAATAGACCAGATTCATTTGTAAGTGTTCAAAAAGGATACACTAACTGCATTTCGCAATTTACATTCAAGAAACCATATGTGTGGCAAGCCACAACCGCACCGGCCAGGATGACGATAACCTCTTAATTAATCTCAATGTTATTCACCAACTTAAATTGAAATTTCAATCCAGAAATGCCGTTACTGCCGTGAAACTAGGTGCCAAGAAAAGTTGCTGCGCCTCCCCGCCTGAGGAAGAACCCTGAAACAAGCATCACCCTAGCTAGCTCCTATGATGTTCATGCCCAAAAGGTATTTAGCTGGAGATTTGCGGTGCAGTGGGCATCTCCCGCTGAAACAGGCCGTTCATTCACCGCACACCGTACCGTTTACCAGGTGCAACAGGTTTATCTAAAAATAGGGTGGATGAAATGGCCGGTGGGAGAAGATTTAGGAGCCAAGAATAGTCCCTGAAACGAGAGGGCTTAGTGCCGCTATAGTGCGCATCAAGATTATCATCAGTGATGGATGGGCTGTAAGTATGAGTGATGTCATGATAGGTGATGGCCATGAGCACGGGAGGATATGGAAACCTCAATCGAGAACCCAGGGTTAATGAGATTTGGACATGACCTAATTAAGAGAATACTATTGAATATACTTTTTAATGTAATGCCTACTATGCTGCCTGGCAGTGGGGGTGATGAAACAATGAAACGCTATACATGCTGGTGACTCGTCAACCCTGACTTTCGCTTGCACACTCCTGTCCTCATCAAGAATCATAAGATGGATATGTAAGAAAAATTGTACCAAGAAGAGACgagacaagatggacatgcCACGAGGGATACGGAGAAAGAACTGAAGAATGTGACGACTCtagaaaagaagaaagtgGGGAGAAACAACATAAAACCATGAAAAATAAAAATGGGCTAGGCTGTCACGAGGCAGAATTTGGCATGGCAATCGTGGTACAGTCAAAATTTGACAGCTACCATGGGCTGCAACACTGTTGTCTACACGATCAAATAGCCAAAGCCCATGGCTTTGAGATCTTGGAGCCAGTTTACGCCGGATCCTGTGCCTGAATCCTGCATCTGCCAGGTGGCCTTTAACATCTCAATGGCAGTGAAGACGTAACCCCATGGGCAGATATTCCAAATGGCAAACATACGTGACAGGGTCCAGGCGCGCTTTTCAGCATCCCGCGTCTCTGCACCTGCAatgaatgttggccatgagGTCGCCTTGAAGTACGGATCTCCGTCCTGGATCTGCGCGAGGTGGCTAAGGATATCGTCCACCAGGACCATGGTATCGACGGGGCGGACGGCGCGCACGAGCGGCAATGCCTGAAGGATGTACAGACAGACGGCAGAGCGGTGCGCCGAGGCGACGTGGATGCGGCTCTCGATATCGGTTACGTTGGGTAATTGCCGAAGCCGATCCGCCCACGCGGGTATATCAAATGCAAGCGCCTCGTCAATAAGTGCGAGCGCTTCATCTGCGGCCGTCAGGCTCCAGTCAGTGCAAGGGGTCTCGTAAGAAAGTTGGGACGCGGATAGGATGATTCTGAGAATCTCTGGCGGGCACGAGAGATAACTGTTCACCTCTACCCGTTTCATCACGGGCAATAACTCGAATGCATATCGGGCAATGCGTGCAGCTATTGCTCCATCTGCGAGAGTCGAGCCAAGGATGTGATATCTGTTCCACGCAAT
Protein-coding sequences here:
- a CDS encoding cell surface protein (similar to Metarhizium robertsii ARSEF 23 XP_007823241.1); translation: MRYVLISAALAATASAHGMVTRIQGANGVVMPGLSVADGTPRDCSSNGCGSQADTSIIRDRDMNSGRASPLGRTQGNGPVDASAVISNFMGGNGAKVPTNNGASGSVGQEDDLSQLQQRRDEYKRQIGQLFGNLLGGGGGGKGNGGGGGGLGGLLGGAAGAGGKKNNAGPESMVADTAGMGAAQGLPTADENGEVSMVFRQINQDGAGPLTAAIDPKSGGTDANAFQNAEVSQNVPGLGIGGLSLATNTDFPLKVKMPQGMTCDGKVGGAENVCIVRVRNGAAAGPFGGSAAFTQSKAARKRAVAYRLKKRMEINRE